TATTTAAAAATAAGTGCTCCTTTTGCAAATATTTTATTTGTTTTTTTAACTATTCCTTTTGCTTTAAAGAAAGAAAGGCAGGAAGAAAAATATATTGGGATTGTAATTTGCATTGTTACTGCTTTGGTATATTGGTTTGGTAATTTGGTACTAAAAAGTTTTGCAATAAAGGGAAGTTTAAATCCTCTCTTAGCAGCTTGGATCATGAATATTTTAGTTTTATGTTTGAGTTTTATGCTCATTAGAAAATTAGACAAAGGACAATAGTGTATGATTGAACTTGATTCCATTCTTAAAGCTGTAGCTAAAGGGAAAATGGATGTTGAAAAAGCTAAATTGTTGATAGAAAAAAATTATGTATTAAAAAAAGCAAATAAATATAAGAGTGATTTTGATAATAATACAAATAATTTTGATGCACAGAAAGAAGAATCACAGGAAGGTTTAAAAACCGCATTTGAGAAATTAAAAAAGACTGTAAATTTGGAAGAATTATTGAAAATTTCAAGTAATTTAGTACAGCAAATTTCTGAAAACATGCCGCAAATAGAAAAAATTCAAGAAAATATTTCTAGTAATTTCCAGCCAATAGGGTTCTCACCGAATATTGTTGGACTAGATGCAAAACTATCAGTTTTTCGTGCTTTGCATGTCAGTTCTGATAGCCAAGTAAAAGATAATCAGGTCGTTGGATCACAATGGTTTGGAGTTGATTTTTCAGATCATTCCGAAGTGCGAAATAATAAATTTACTGCAGTCCAATTTTCTGAATTAGCAGTTATAAAAACAGATTTTTGTTTATCAACTTATAGTCTAGCTCGCTTAAGTAATGTCACTTTGCAAGAGGCTAGATTAGAAAATAATAAATTTTCTCGAACTACTTTTTCAGATGTAACTATTTCAGAATCCGATTTTACTGAAAATCAATTGATAAAATCAGATTTTTCGGAATTAACAATTAAAACAAGCCGACTTACCAGAATTAATTTTAATGGTGTAGACTTTTCTGATTGTGAATTTGAAGATTGTGATATTCAGGGGATAGAATTTGAAAACTGTAAGTTTAAAGAGTGCTTATTTACTAAATTACACTTGGTTTTATCTCAACCTATCAAAATTTCTGGCTGTAATTGTGTTGGAAAGAATTTTCAAGGTTGTCAAACGGCAGAAGAATTTTTAGAATTAATAAACTCTCCCTATAACGATTCTCGTCATTAATTCTTGCAGAATCTCTATTTTTTTTGGATAACAAACAAGTCCATTTTCTTACTTCTATCTGAACTTAAGATTAGTGGGTATATGGCTTTAATGAAGCCAAACTTTTTAACTAGGAGGTAACTCATGGCTATTAAAATAGGGATCAACGGTTTTGGTCGCATTGGTCGTTGTGTACTAAGAGCATTAAAAAACGAGAAAGATATTGAAGTTTGTTTAATCAATGATTTAACAAATGCTAAAACTCTTGCACACTTGTATAAATATGATTCTGTACATGGAAAAGCAGAGCAAACAGTAGACTGCCAAGAAAATGCATTAATAATTGATGGCAAAAATATTCCAATAACTGCAATACGTAACCCAGCTGAAATTCCTTGGGGAACTCATGGTGTAGATATAGTGCTTGAATGCACAGGTCTTTTCACTGAAGGTGAAAAAGCAGCGGCTCACTTAAAGGGTGGTGCAAAAAAGGTAATACTCAGTGCACCTGGAAAATCAATTGATAAAACTATTGTAATTGGTGTAAATGATAACGAATATGATATACAAAAACATCATATTGTTAGTAATGGTTCATGTACTACAAATTGTTTAGCCCCATTTACAAAAGTTATTCATGAAAAATTTGGTATAAAAAAAGGCCTCATGACAACTATCCATTCATATACAAATGATCAAAATATCTTAGATTTACCTCATAAAGATTTAAGAAGAGCACGTGCAGCAGCTGTAAGTATGATTCCAACTTCAACAGGTGCCGCTAAAGCTATTTCTGAAGTAATACCTTCTCTTGCAGGAAAATTAAATGGTTTTGCCGTAAGAGTCCCAACCCCAAATGTTTCATTAGTTGATGTTACTTTTGAATTAGAAAAATCAGTTACTACTTCTGAAATTAACTCTGCATTAAAGGCTGCAGCAGAATCTTATTTAAAAGGAATTTTAGGGTATTCTGAAGAGCCTTTAGTTAGTTGTGATTATAATGGATGTTCAAACAGTTCGACTATTGATGCTGAATATACAACAGTTATTGGTGAAAATATGGTAAAAGTTCTTTCATGGTATGACAATGAATGGGGCTTTAGCAATCGTATGGTTCAATTAACTCGTTTAGTAGCAACCGGAAAATATTAATATTTTTAATTTATCAAAATAATAACCTTTAAATGATTTAATCATTTAAAGGTTTTTTTATTCTTGTTTTTCCATACCATAAATTTCTCGACAATCCTCTGCTTAAAGCAGATTCAGCTAATATGCCAAAAAAATCTTTGTATTGGATTCCTATTTGTTTGGCCATTAAGGGAAGGACACTATAGAAAAAAGATATTCCTGGTAAAGTATTTGCTTCTAAAAAGTAAGGATTTCCTTTTTCATCACATCGCCAATCAAAACGAACAAGATCTTTTAAATTTAAGTATTGAAATAAAACTTCAGAACTATTTTTAATTATACTCTCATTCTTTTTTGATAATTTAGGAAAAGTTACTTTTTCACCCATATACTCTTTAGATTTATTAGCTAAACCATAAATTTTATCTTCAACTTCAATCTCAGCTATTGGCAGAAATTTTCCAGGTGTTCCAATAATTCCTGAAGTAAATTCCTTTCCGCAAAGAAATTTTTCTAATAAAACGCCATCAGGATATTTTTCCAAAAGTAGTTTCACTTTTTCATACGTTTCTAATTTTGAGTTTGACATAGAATAGCTAGCATCAATTCCCATACCAGAACCTTCTCCATCTGGTTTAATAAAATGTGTTTCTTTAAAAAATTTTGCGGGGATTTTGGCAAAGTCTTTAATATTTTTAATTATATAAAATGGAGAAGTTGGAATTTTTAATAAATTGCATAATAATTTTAATTGCGTTTTGCTCATACAAATAGATTGAGCGTAAGGATCAGAACCAATAAATGGAACTCCTGATAATTCACATAATGAAGGAATCCAGCCTTCACGTGCAAGAGATCCCCAACCTTCCACTAAACTATGTATTAAAGTACATTGGGAACTAAAATTAGACCATTTTAGAAGAAAAGTGGAATCTAAAGGAAAAAGAATTACAGAAAAACCTAGTTCTTTCCAAGTTTCACAAATTTTATCGATCGTATTTTTTGTCTCCCACTCAGCAGATGCATCGTCAGGAAAAATTATTTTTTGTGAATTTTCTAGTTTCGTAGGTAAATCATATACAAGACCAAGTATTTGATTTTTATTTTCAGAAGTAAAAATTGAACTCATAATTTTCTTCCCCTTAAAAAAATTATTTCATCATCTTTAAAATTTTTCAAAAAAAATTCTAGAACAAAGATATCCTTGTCTATCATGATAAAATAATTTCTTAATAAAAATAAATAAAAAATGGTATTGCCACTACCATTTTTTTTTGGCATGAGTTAAATTAAGACTGGACCGTGGTATTGTGTGCGGTTAAAAATAAAAATTGAAAGGAGTCTGTTTTATGGCTGAAACAAAGCGTAAGAAAGCTGGAGCAAAAAAATCATCTGCAAAGAAGAGCGCGAAGAAGGTTGCGAAAAAAACTTCTGTGAAGAAAAAGAAAGTTGCAAAAAAACCTGTTAAAAAAACAGCTGCAAAAAAGAAAGTAGCTAAAAAGTCAGCAAAAAAAGCTGTAAGAAAAAAAACAGCAAAAAAAGTAAGTTCTAAGAAAAAAACATTAAAACGTGGTCGTCCAACAAAATCATCTGCAAAGAAACGCGGTCGTCCAACAAAATCATCTGCAAAGAAACGCGGTCGTCCAAAGAAGGCTGTAGTAAAAACTCCAAAGAAACGCGGTCGTCCAAGTAAATTAGATAAATTAAAACAATCTATGAGACGTGGTCGTCCAAGAAAATCATCTGGAGATAAAGCACATTCATCTAATGAAGTGATGAATGAACAAGGAAATATATAATAGACACAAAATAACAAATGTTGATTTGTGTTTGTTTTTCAATATGAAGAATTTTTCAAAAGATTTATTAGATTGGTACAATGTTAATAAAAGACCATTTCCTTGGCGTGAGCATATAGATGTTTATCACACTTGGATTTGTGAAATAATGAGTCAGCAAACAATTCTTTCTGTTGTATTGCCTCGTTATAAAGAATTTATTAAAGAATTGCCTGATTTAAAATCATTAGCATTTTGTGAAGATGATCGACTTAGAAAATTATGGGCTGGTTTAGGTTACTATGCCAGAGCCCGTAATTTGCGAAAAGGTGCTCAATTTATTTTAGATGAATTCAAAGGTTCTTTTCCAACAAATTTTTCCTCATGGATTAAGGTTCCAGGATGTGGGCCTTATACAGCTTCTGTAATATCAAGTATATGCTTTAATGAGCCCGTAGCTTGTGTTGATGGTAATGTTGTAAGAGTTATTAGTCGCATTTTAAATCTTCAAAATAATGTTTGGGATAAGCAGGGACAGGATTATATTCAACGTTACGTTAATCAACTGATATCGCGTGAGAATCCAGGTGATTTTAATCAAGCTATGATGGATTTGGGTGCGACAATCTGTAAAAAACAAAATCCAAATTGTGAAATTTGTCCTGTACAAAAGTACTGTCAAGCTTTCAGTAAAGAAACAGTTTCTTTATGCCCTCCAGTGAAGCCCAGAAAAAATACCCAAGAAGAAAATATTATTGCAGTTATTTTCAAAAAAATGTCATCAAATGAAATTCTTTTAATAAAAAGAGAACAAGGGTTTTTAACTAAAACTTTCGGATTTCCTTTAATAAGTTCTAGCGAAAGCTTAAGCTTGGAAAATTTATATGCAGATATAAAAAAAATAGGATTTTCAATTTCTTGTCTTCCTGGACAATTCAAACATAGTATTACCCATCATAAAATTGTTGGCACTGCGATTCTTGTAAATGATTTTAAACATA
This is a stretch of genomic DNA from Pigmentibacter ruber. It encodes these proteins:
- a CDS encoding pentapeptide repeat-containing protein — encoded protein: MIELDSILKAVAKGKMDVEKAKLLIEKNYVLKKANKYKSDFDNNTNNFDAQKEESQEGLKTAFEKLKKTVNLEELLKISSNLVQQISENMPQIEKIQENISSNFQPIGFSPNIVGLDAKLSVFRALHVSSDSQVKDNQVVGSQWFGVDFSDHSEVRNNKFTAVQFSELAVIKTDFCLSTYSLARLSNVTLQEARLENNKFSRTTFSDVTISESDFTENQLIKSDFSELTIKTSRLTRINFNGVDFSDCEFEDCDIQGIEFENCKFKECLFTKLHLVLSQPIKISGCNCVGKNFQGCQTAEEFLELINSPYNDSRH
- the gap gene encoding type I glyceraldehyde-3-phosphate dehydrogenase; the protein is MAIKIGINGFGRIGRCVLRALKNEKDIEVCLINDLTNAKTLAHLYKYDSVHGKAEQTVDCQENALIIDGKNIPITAIRNPAEIPWGTHGVDIVLECTGLFTEGEKAAAHLKGGAKKVILSAPGKSIDKTIVIGVNDNEYDIQKHHIVSNGSCTTNCLAPFTKVIHEKFGIKKGLMTTIHSYTNDQNILDLPHKDLRRARAAAVSMIPTSTGAAKAISEVIPSLAGKLNGFAVRVPTPNVSLVDVTFELEKSVTTSEINSALKAAAESYLKGILGYSEEPLVSCDYNGCSNSSTIDAEYTTVIGENMVKVLSWYDNEWGFSNRMVQLTRLVATGKY
- a CDS encoding D-alanine--D-alanine ligase family protein encodes the protein MSSIFTSENKNQILGLVYDLPTKLENSQKIIFPDDASAEWETKNTIDKICETWKELGFSVILFPLDSTFLLKWSNFSSQCTLIHSLVEGWGSLAREGWIPSLCELSGVPFIGSDPYAQSICMSKTQLKLLCNLLKIPTSPFYIIKNIKDFAKIPAKFFKETHFIKPDGEGSGMGIDASYSMSNSKLETYEKVKLLLEKYPDGVLLEKFLCGKEFTSGIIGTPGKFLPIAEIEVEDKIYGLANKSKEYMGEKVTFPKLSKKNESIIKNSSEVLFQYLNLKDLVRFDWRCDEKGNPYFLEANTLPGISFFYSVLPLMAKQIGIQYKDFFGILAESALSRGLSRNLWYGKTRIKKPLND
- a CDS encoding histidine biosynthesis protein HisIE — protein: MAETKRKKAGAKKSSAKKSAKKVAKKTSVKKKKVAKKPVKKTAAKKKVAKKSAKKAVRKKTAKKVSSKKKTLKRGRPTKSSAKKRGRPTKSSAKKRGRPKKAVVKTPKKRGRPSKLDKLKQSMRRGRPRKSSGDKAHSSNEVMNEQGNI
- a CDS encoding A/G-specific adenine glycosylase, whose translation is MNKEIYNRHKITNVDLCLFFNMKNFSKDLLDWYNVNKRPFPWREHIDVYHTWICEIMSQQTILSVVLPRYKEFIKELPDLKSLAFCEDDRLRKLWAGLGYYARARNLRKGAQFILDEFKGSFPTNFSSWIKVPGCGPYTASVISSICFNEPVACVDGNVVRVISRILNLQNNVWDKQGQDYIQRYVNQLISRENPGDFNQAMMDLGATICKKQNPNCEICPVQKYCQAFSKETVSLCPPVKPRKNTQEENIIAVIFKKMSSNEILLIKREQGFLTKTFGFPLISSSESLSLENLYADIKKIGFSISCLPGQFKHSITHHKIVGTAILVNDFKHNSKSEKIFEKYLKFSELQWIPISHLKHNLSSSLDLKVLKILSSI